A stretch of DNA from Aspergillus flavus chromosome 3, complete sequence:
CCAATTCCGAAGCTCTCAAATATTTCCACCGTGCGGCACTGGACGCCATCCGCCTGCCCCATGGTCATAGGCCCGTCGCGGCGCTCAAGCACCTTACAGCGGATCCCACAGCGGGCGAGCCATGTCGCAGCACAGAGGCCTGCGGATCCGCTTCCGCAGATAAGGACGTCAACTTTCTCGACCATAACTGCCTCAGCGAGTATGCGCGTACCCTTCGGCGGTTTATAGTGAGAATAGGAGGTAATAATTTAACGAATTGTGGAACTTTCCGTTTCTCTGGCATGTGCAGTCATCTGATTCTTAAATCAGGGGCTCCGGAATGCATCCCGGGGTAGCCACGGGATGGATTCCGGGGTCGGCATCCGCACGGCAAATCATTACAGCCCTCGGGTCAGggtcttcctccaccatgtCCACCCCAGCTGTGGGGAACGATATATATCAGCCCATCATATGGAGGACATTCCCTCGGAATGAGTATACGGACAAATTAGCGGGTTTCGCTTACTGTAGGATAGGTTCCCGGTAGGCGTAGCCCTTAACTCGCCATCACCACTTGCCGATTTCATACTTCACGAAACATCCAACATGCGTTCTAGCTTCCAAGCATGACCATCGTTATTTGTGCTCTAATATCGTTATATAACGTGCCTATCATCCGTCACTCTCTGCAGCATATCACATGAACGGTTTCTCCGAACGCCAGCGCCGGGTGTAAATCGAATATTCACCATGTCACAGTATGCCCTTCCGTATgctcaaaaagaaaactgtGGAACAAAAATCAAACCATGCAATAATTTACAAGAAGTACTCGCTACGGCCCGGCCGCGATGTGGGCACATGCCGTTGGTCATCGCTGACAGCACTAAAGAGCTTGAATGTCGGTTTGAGATCCTCACCAATCTCACAGACCGATGCCAGGTTGCCACATCGGTAGCAGTAGTTAGGCGCACTCCACACCGTCACCACATTTTGGTTCGCAAAGTGGTACTTGTATCCCTCGTTCACCAGTTGGTGCGCACGGGCGATTAGTGTCAGGTCATTGACGTGACAGAACTCATCTGCCACCTTATCTCCAAACAGCCAACCTACATAGGCATTAGTCAAAGGACCAGCGTCTCACGAATTGCAAATGACGTACCAGCGCCTCTTGGGCTGACAGCCCATGTCTCTACATCATCAGGGTCGGACCAGACCAGGTCGCAGAAAGCACCCTCATGCGGAATTTCTTGGGCTCTTGCCACCACACGAACTTGGTCCAAGGTCCTGATCTCGGGGCTTAGGCCACCATGTACACAGAGCACCCTGCCATCAATGATGGCCCCAAGTGTCATGAAGTCAAAGACCTGACAGCAAGCTTTCCAGACCGATGCATTGCCGTACTTCTGAAAACACTCTTCATAGAAGCCGTAGACTTGCGTGATCTGTCGGGACTCATGATTCCCACGCACCAGCGTTACTCGATCCGGATACCTGCCGAAGGGTTCGTTAGTATCTGTTCCACAAAAGACCAGGCACGAGTATGACTGACTTGGCCTTCAAGCATAGTAATAATGTCAAAGTCTCCAGACTAAAGTAGCCTCGGTCGACATAATCACCCAAGAAGACAAAGTTCCGATTTAGCGTCACCTCGTTCGATCCGGCGCTTGAAGAGCGTTCTCTCTGGGAGCTCGTTTCGTCGCCACCTTCCGAATGCGATCCAGAGTTTCTCAACTTTTTCCGCAATTTGGGGTCCGTGATTTCCGAGGGAGGCTCGATATCAGCTGAGGTGATCACAGACGGTGATGTTTTTGGGGGTTCGACCATAGACTCGTCTGGCATGCCGCCCGAGACGCGGAAAAGCTCCAGTAGATCGTAGAATTGGCCATGGATATCTCCGCAGATTGTGACGGGCGTCGAGACCGGTTGTACGTTCGATTCTAAGCGCGCGCACAAGTGAGCCTCGGGGGATCAAGCACAAATCTCATTCGACGGAGGTTGCTTACCTTCCATCATGTACTCCTTCACAATCTCACATAGTTGTTTCATATGCTGCTCTGAAAGATACTTGCAATCTTTCGCAGCCTCTAACCATTCGTCGGGACCGGCATTGCGCTTTAATTTGGCCGGTCCTGGCTGCGGGACTTTACTATCGACCATGGTGAAAGTGGACAAAAGCGCCGAGTAAAGGGGGGAATTGAGGGGTACTTCGATAGGAGAATAGAAGTCAGGGTCAGAACGGTcaaaagaaggggaaagaaattATTGAGCGAAGGCCGTCTATTTGCACCGGGGACGAATATCTAGAACGTCGCAAAAGGTTGGATTGAATCATTAATTAGGATCAAGTGACGCTTTTCCCCACACGTGGTTGTTGGGTATCTCGAGATCGCGTGATTGGGCCCTCTGGTGTCCCGTAACCGCCTTATCATTCTTTTTGCTCTTCACTCTCTTTGCCCCTTCCATTCTGACACTTATTTGTTTCACCAGAGTCGCTATATCGACTCCCATCTTGGAGGTTCCACTCCTCTTATCCTTCTCTCAAATTTCTCACAGTCCCGTTCGCCAACTCCGTCTTCCATCCATTTTCGAGAACCCCTCCCCCGCAATCTCACTCCTCTCGGGGTGTAGATCGTCGAGACGCTCTACGCCATGACGCAGACTGCAGCTGGGAAATCAACGGGAGGTGTTCTCCAAATCCCTATCGCAGCGACACAGAAGAACACCGCCAACGCTGCCGCCGCTCCCACTCCCAAGAAAGCACCCAAACCAGCTGCACCACGGCTCAAGCTCCTGGTGCGGAGACTGCCTCCGGGACTAACACAGGCAGAATTTGAGGCTGCTGTAGGCCCTGAATGGAAACTTGGAGCGGGAAAGATCGATTGGTTTCAATATAAGCCGGGCAAGGTTTCTAAGGAGTGAGTGCCCGGCTAATTCTACTTGCATGTAGCTTGTCGAGTGCTAATTCAGGGAACAGCCCAGCGAAGCCGTCACGACCCTCGCGTGCCTACGTT
This window harbors:
- a CDS encoding serine/threonine-protein phosphatase ppe1 (TOR signaling pathway phosphatase sita); the encoded protein is MVDSKVPQPGPAKLKRNAGPDEWLEAAKDCKYLSEQHMKQLCEIVKEYMMEESNVQPVSTPVTICGDIHGQFYDLLELFRVSGGMPDESMVEPPKTSPSVITSADIEPPSEITDPKLRKKLRNSGSHSEGGDETSSQRERSSSAGSNEVTLNRNFVFLGDYVDRGYFSLETLTLLLCLKAKYPDRVTLVRGNHESRQITQVYGFYEECFQKYGNASVWKACCQVFDFMTLGAIIDGRVLCVHGGLSPEIRTLDQVRVVARAQEIPHEGAFCDLVWSDPDDVETWAVSPRGAGWLFGDKVADEFCHVNDLTLIARAHQLVNEGYKYHFANQNVVTVWSAPNYCYRCGNLASVCEIGEDLKPTFKLFSAVSDDQRHVPTSRPGRSEYFL